The proteins below are encoded in one region of Apteryx mantelli isolate bAptMan1 chromosome 25, bAptMan1.hap1, whole genome shotgun sequence:
- the PSRC1 gene encoding proline/serine-rich coiled-coil protein 1: protein MAAPPVPLAETEAMTEEGDVEFITEEKFDFGFLSPSDSREEDCLDGEEEEEEDGPAGVPPARDSGRWSPLSGAKLEEMVKEANRLAVQLEQCRLPRREPVGTPASPRLLPAPGGSSRSPRSPRRETFVVKNSPVRALLPTVEPGAPTGTAPAPARSRAKAAARAGAGAGNHLAKKAPGTRKVGGSFFGGGGQPRSLPPARVVPTGGLGGEWGRAGGLPGS from the exons ATGGCTGCGCCGCCGGTGCCGCTCGCTGAGACGGAGGCGATGACAGAAGAAGGAG ATGTCGAATTCATCACTGAGGAGAAGTTCGACTTCGGGTTCCTGTCCCCTTCCGACAG CCGGGAGGAGGACTGCCTggatggggaggaagaggaggaggaagacggaCCCGCCGGCGTCCCCCCGGCGCGGGACAGCGGGCGCTGGAGCCCGCTGAGCGGCGCCAAGCTGGAGGAGATGGTGAAGGAGGCGAACCGGTTGGCCGTGCAGCTGGAGCAGTGCCGGCTGCCCCGGCGGGAACCCGTCGGCACCCCGGCGTCCCCGCGGCTCCTGCCCGCTCCGGGGGGCAGCTCCCgtagcccccgcagcccccgccgcgagACCTTCGTGGTGAAGAACAGCCccgtgcgggcgctgctgcccacGGTGGAGCCGGGCGCTCCAACCGGcacagccccggcccccgccagGTCCCGGGCCAAGGCGGCCGcccgtgccggtgccggtgccggtaaCCACCTCGCCAAAAAAGCCCCCGGCACCAGGAAGGTAGGTggctctttttttgggggggggggtcaaccCCGATCGCTGCCCCCAGCCCGTGTTGTGCCCACAGGGGGGTTGGGAGGtgagtggggcagggcaggggggctgcCAGGCTCATAG
- the PPIL1 gene encoding peptidyl-prolyl cis-trans isomerase-like 1: MGAVVLELYWKHAPKTCKNFAELARRGYYNGTKFHRVIKDFMVQGGDPTGTGRGGASIYGKQFEDELHPELKFTGAGILAMANAGPDTNGSQFFITLAPTQWLDGKHTIFGRVCQGIGIVNRVGMVETNAQDRPVDDVKVLKAFPSG; encoded by the exons ATGGGCGCCGTGGTCCTGGAGCTCTACTGGAAGCACGCGCCCAAGACGTGCAAGAACTTCGCCGAGCTGGCCCGCCGTGGCTACTACAACGGCACCAAGTTCCACCGCGTCATCAAGGACTTCATGGTGCAGGGCGGCGACCCCACCGGCACCG GTAGAGGTGGCGCCTCCATCTACGGGAAGCAGTTTGAAGACGAGCTTCACCCGGAGCTGAAGTTCACGG GCGCAGGGATCCTCGCCATGGCCAACGCCGGGCCGGACACGAACGGCAGCCAGTTCTTCATCACGCTGGCGCCGACACAGTGGCTGGACGGCAAGCACACCATCTTCGGGCGCGTGTGCCAAGGCATCGGCATCGTCAACCGCGTCGGCATGGTGGAGACCAACGCGCAGGACCGGCCCGTCGACGACGTGAAGGTCTTGAAGGCTTTTCCCTCGGGTTAG